From the genome of Thermodesulfovibrionales bacterium, one region includes:
- a CDS encoding biopolymer transporter ExbD, with translation MRKNPYDDNEIYDEINVVPMLDLAWNLLLVFMIVVTASVQGISVNLPKASAATGKVKATTKAITITAEGTIYLDSFPVTMGELEDRLRQYKAADPNFPVVIRGDEKIEYKSVIEILDLLQKLEINQLALVTQKLVK, from the coding sequence ATGAGAAAGAACCCTTATGATGACAATGAAATATACGATGAGATCAATGTGGTTCCGATGCTGGACCTTGCCTGGAACCTTCTCCTCGTGTTTATGATCGTTGTGACCGCTTCGGTCCAGGGCATCAGCGTCAACCTTCCGAAGGCGAGCGCGGCAACGGGCAAGGTGAAGGCGACAACAAAGGCGATAACCATTACAGCGGAAGGAACGATCTACCTTGACAGCTTCCCTGTGACCATGGGAGAACTGGAGGATAGGCTCCGCCAGTACAAGGCTGCAGACCCCAATTTCCCGGTGGTGATCCGTGGAGATGAGAAGATAGAATACAAGAGTGTTATCGAAATTCTCGATCTCCTGCAGAAACTGGAGATCAACCAGCTTGCGCTCGTGACGCAGAAGCTTGTCAAGTGA
- a CDS encoding TonB C-terminal domain-containing protein, protein MPAKQDKRISVVSWALFGLMVVIIGAAVYIVKGVLSGDSPQKKSNLTTVTLLKPPPPLQIKEKPPEPEQFKEQKKEEIFTEAPQDVSQRPGDQDSTPAGDNLGVDAEGTAGGDAFGLVGKKGGKSLIGGGGTDGGLGKLSLLTKFSGYTRLVEAEVRKKVMKRLDEEGGIPKGKLQAVARVSVDGKGVIVSYRIIGSSGDHRMDEAINKALNYAKISEPPPDGMPRTMVIKITSQG, encoded by the coding sequence ATGCCCGCGAAGCAGGATAAGAGAATCTCCGTTGTGTCGTGGGCGCTGTTTGGCCTGATGGTGGTTATTATAGGAGCGGCAGTCTATATAGTGAAGGGTGTCCTGTCCGGCGACAGTCCCCAAAAGAAGAGTAACCTTACCACGGTGACGCTCCTGAAGCCGCCTCCGCCGCTTCAGATAAAGGAAAAGCCCCCGGAACCTGAGCAGTTCAAAGAGCAGAAGAAGGAAGAGATTTTTACCGAGGCGCCGCAGGATGTCTCGCAAAGACCGGGCGATCAGGACAGTACTCCTGCAGGTGACAACCTCGGCGTGGATGCTGAGGGAACGGCAGGCGGCGACGCCTTCGGACTGGTTGGAAAGAAGGGAGGAAAGAGCCTTATTGGCGGAGGGGGAACTGACGGCGGCCTGGGCAAGCTGTCACTGTTGACGAAATTCTCCGGCTATACCCGCCTTGTGGAGGCAGAAGTCAGAAAGAAAGTGATGAAGCGCCTTGATGAAGAAGGCGGTATACCAAAGGGAAAGCTTCAGGCGGTTGCGCGGGTGAGCGTGGACGGCAAGGGTGTGATCGTCAGCTACAGGATTATCGGCTCTTCGGGGGACCATAGGATGGACGAAGCAATCAATAAGGCCCTCAACTACGCAAAGATCAGCGAGCCTCCGCCCGACGGAATGCCCAGGACAATGGTCATTAAAATTACTTCCCAGGGCTGA
- a CDS encoding tetratricopeptide repeat protein, translated as MIRTFAVILLLIVVTAAVYWQVRSHDFVYYDDQEYVFENAHIHDGLTLKGVRWAFTTTYAANWHPLTWLSHMADQQVFGGAPAGPHLVNVLLHILSSVMLMVVLLRMTGAFWQSALVAALFAIHPLHVESVAWVAERKDVLSTFLFMLTLLLYVRYVEHPAMTRYLASLSCFFFGLMAKPMLVTLPFVLLLLDFWPLKRFDHLSFLRNMRQSVGKSLARIVLEKLPFFLLSVLSSVITVVAQQSAMPSFRQYPPGFRMGNAINSYATYLIKMIWPSDLAVFYPLASQFDPWKLAGAGTLLVAVSLWAVTVSRKRPYILVGWLWYLGTLVPVIGIVQVGSQSMADRYTYVPSVGIFIMTAWGLSEAVARWSRLKTTAVASAVMVLIALSALTWVQIGYWKNTFTLFTRCVSVTQNNHVALGVLGKYLLKKEQPAEALVFLQQSLALKRDDAEVQHGIGTALFKLGREAEAAAYISNAVRLNPKDARAHHDLGILMRRSGDSDGAVREFQEAVRIEPDDLSYHFELGVSLVDAGRLDEAIEQYTEVLRQDPAHANAHVNVGVALARKGNMSEAIEHFSRAVELAPTDETARQNLELARRRLVAVKSDRT; from the coding sequence ATGATTCGCACGTTTGCCGTTATTCTTCTGCTGATTGTTGTGACCGCAGCTGTCTATTGGCAGGTGAGGTCTCATGATTTCGTGTATTACGACGACCAGGAGTACGTTTTTGAAAATGCGCATATTCATGATGGCCTGACGTTGAAGGGTGTCCGATGGGCCTTTACAACTACCTATGCAGCGAATTGGCACCCCCTGACTTGGCTTTCTCACATGGCTGACCAGCAGGTTTTCGGAGGAGCGCCGGCTGGACCGCACTTGGTGAATGTACTTCTCCATATTCTCAGCTCTGTCATGCTGATGGTGGTGCTCTTGAGGATGACGGGTGCGTTTTGGCAAAGTGCCCTCGTTGCGGCTTTATTCGCCATCCATCCCCTTCACGTGGAATCGGTAGCCTGGGTGGCTGAACGGAAGGACGTGCTGAGCACATTCCTCTTTATGCTTACGCTTCTCCTATATGTGCGGTATGTCGAGCATCCGGCGATGACCAGATATCTTGCATCGCTTTCTTGCTTCTTCTTTGGGCTCATGGCAAAGCCGATGCTCGTGACGCTGCCCTTCGTGCTGCTCCTCCTGGATTTCTGGCCGTTGAAGCGTTTTGATCATTTGTCGTTTCTGCGAAATATGAGACAGTCGGTGGGAAAGTCCCTGGCGCGCATAGTCCTCGAAAAACTCCCGTTCTTCCTGTTATCGGTACTTTCGTCCGTCATTACCGTAGTGGCACAACAGAGCGCAATGCCCTCCTTTCGCCAGTACCCCCCGGGTTTCCGGATGGGCAATGCAATAAACTCATATGCGACCTATCTCATCAAGATGATCTGGCCTTCTGATCTGGCTGTTTTCTATCCGTTGGCGTCTCAGTTCGATCCCTGGAAGCTGGCCGGGGCGGGGACGTTACTTGTAGCGGTATCACTATGGGCGGTCACGGTGTCGCGAAAACGTCCCTATATCCTTGTCGGATGGCTGTGGTATCTTGGCACCCTTGTTCCGGTCATCGGCATCGTTCAAGTCGGATCACAGTCCATGGCAGACCGCTATACATATGTACCATCAGTCGGAATCTTCATCATGACAGCGTGGGGTCTCTCGGAGGCGGTGGCAAGATGGTCCCGTCTTAAGACTACTGCCGTGGCCTCAGCGGTTATGGTGCTCATCGCCTTATCAGCTCTGACATGGGTACAAATCGGCTATTGGAAAAACACGTTCACGCTTTTTACCCGCTGCGTTTCTGTAACGCAAAACAATCATGTGGCTCTCGGTGTGCTCGGAAAATATCTGTTAAAGAAGGAGCAGCCAGCCGAGGCACTGGTATTTCTGCAGCAGTCTCTAGCGTTGAAGCGTGATGATGCTGAAGTACAGCACGGGATTGGTACGGCCCTGTTCAAACTCGGGAGGGAGGCCGAGGCTGCTGCGTATATTTCGAACGCAGTACGACTGAATCCAAAGGACGCACGTGCTCATCACGACCTCGGAATACTCATGCGCAGGAGCGGCGACTCCGACGGCGCTGTTAGGGAGTTTCAAGAAGCTGTCCGTATCGAGCCCGATGATCTGTCTTATCACTTCGAGTTGGGCGTCTCTCTTGTTGATGCGGGACGACTGGACGAAGCGATTGAGCAGTACACCGAGGTATTGAGGCAAGACCCCGCTCACGCAAATGCCCATGTCAATGTCGGCGTTGCGCTGGCACGGAAGGGAAACATGAGCGAGGCAATAGAGCATTTTTCAAGGGCCGTCGAACTCGCTCCGACCGATGAGACGGCACGCCAAAACTTGGAACTCGCAAGGCGCAGGCTGGTCGCTGTCAAGAGCGATAGAACGTAA